ATCCGGGGCCTCCGGGCATTATGATTTTACAAGATTCTGTAAGCATTCATTCCCATATTGAAGAGAGATACTAAGACTTAATATTACAAGATTTCGTGAAAATTAATGGAAAACTTTGAAGTTTGAAGAAGGAAATGATTTCGTGAAAAGATTATGTGAGCATTATTCTCACAGTATAAATGATTTTACTGAGATTATTAACTACTTTCACTTGGGTAAAATCTGTGGTAAATTTCTGTCAATATTTTGCTAGATTTTATTGAAATTGGTGCCTCTAATAATTTTCAGTTACTAATGTCCCAACATCCAAGTGCAACATCATACCTTTTGTAGCTTAACTACATTTTACTGAATTGATTTGGACTTCCAATGGCAAAATACTAAACTGTCATAACAGGTAGAAAGAAAAACAATGATTTGCATCTTGTCCATCGAAGAAAGCTGGGGCTTTTCCAAAGCAGTTGATATTGCAGCGGCACATACAGGGCATACTACTACTCTAAGGTCAATTGGTGCAAAAACAGTAGCATTTCCCTGAGGATTGTGTTGTCCATGTACAAGCAAGATGCTACTGCATCAGCAATTTCCCAGGGAAGCATAAATTTGTAAGGGTATCTATGGATTCTATGGTGCATCCAACGATTCCCTTACAAATACTGTCAGAGAATACCTGCACTCAGACAGCATATACACTGCTCTGAACATGTTCTGCAGTATGAGTTTTAATGGCTATTCTTAAAATAAGAAGAGAACATATCAAAATATAATCTAGTTGTATTATCATGATTCATTTCCAGTGTCACCTGAAACTGTCAACAAAAGCAGAAGcggaataaaactaaaaaaagaaaaaaactagcaGAAGTGAAACCAGCTAGCTAGTGTAAGACTTGGCCCTAGGTGTGAAAAAATTTAATAAAAGGCCTCGGAGTGCTGTAAGAAGAGAACCTAAGCTAGCACTCCCTTGCAGGTGGGGTATCCTATTGGCCCTTACAGGAATACTCCTGGCGGTGGCTTGATCGAGCCACACTTGGAACACGTCCCACTCCGAGTTTTCTTTGGTTCTTCATCTTTTGTTTCTTTCTGATCTTTTTCTTCCTCGAGGGATTTCTCAAGTGCTTTCTGCACTTCTTCTTCCTTGAGTTGTTTTGCTTCAACTATCTTTCTCTTCAGGAATTGGACAAGGCCAGTGAGGGAAACATTAGCGTCATCGCTAACCATCAATTCTTCTGCTACTTCTGCAGGTGTAGTTTGTGACGCTTGTAGTAGTTCTTCAATCTCTCCAAACAGGTGGTGTTCCTCAATAGAAAGGTAGTTTGAGGCGAGGATTCTGAAGCCTGGGGCAGTAATATAAGACAGATGAATGTGCTTATCCATTCGACCAGGACGGAGCAAAGCAGGGTCAAGCTTGTCTTTATGGTTGGTTGTAAAAATAATGATCCTTTCATCTCCACAGCTCGACCATATTCCATCGATGAAGTTCAGTAGCCCTGAAAGGGTCAACTGTAACACACATTTGCAAATATAAGAAACTCATATAACTGATGCACATAAACCTAATATCAAATtaacataaaaataaaagatgaaaCCAAACAGTAACACTCACATCAGGATTTCGACTCTGCTTGGCACGGTATGGACGTCCATATTCATCAAATTGGTCTTCAGTTTTACTCCTATCACGCATTTCAGCACTGCAATCAATATCCTCGATAAGAAGAATTGATCGATTTTTGGTACCCAGCAGCACACTTCTCAATTGAGAATTAGAACGAATATTGGTAAGCTCTAAATCATAGACATCAAAATTAAGATAATTAGCCATGGCAGCAACCAAACTAGATTTTCCAGTACCAGGAGGACCATACAACAAGTAGCCTCGCTTCCACGCCTTGCCAACTTTTGTATAAAAATCTCTCCTCCTAACAAATCTATCCAAGTCGTCTATTATCTCTTTCTTAAGATCAGGATCCAGTGCCAGGGTTTGAAAAGTTGATGGATGTTGTAAGTTGACACCACCTCCTACACCAGGTCCACGGCCAGAATACGGATCAGAACCTCCACTGCTCCAGAGCTTTAATGTCGTGTTTGCATCATTCAACTCCTTTGCTTTCTTGAGTATGTAAGGGATATAAGACTCGACAATCTTCTCGTAATGCTTCTCATCGAAAATGAGCTCGAATCTAGTCGGAGACTCCTCATTACTCTCAGAGGGGTCTTGAAAGAATGCATCAGAATATCCTGGCCTATGCATCATCGGCTGCCTGATCCGGTTATTACTCGCACTACTATTATTACTAGTACCACCAACCATTCTCCAACTGAGTTTGACACCTTCAAATTCATCCTCAATATACTGGCTTCTCTTGTTGACGGAGATGTTAACCTTTTTATCTTTCGCCGACTTACTAAACTCAAGCCCTTTCATAGTAGGACTGATTTTGGTATTCAAATAAGTTTCTGCAGCCTCAAACACTTGATTATGAACACCCCCTGCACCACCTTGAAACTCCTTAATTGCTACTGTCATTGTGTTAGGCGCATTCTTCCTCCCATAAAAGATATTTCGAACGAATTTCACAATATAAATACGAACTTGATCAGGCACATATGTGTTAATCGCAGTTGTAATCATCATCATTAAACCAGTAAATGATGCATAGTACTGAAACATCATCGATGTCGAAGGAAAACTACTTCCTCCCATCCCCGGAAACATCTTTGAATCTGCTAATTTTCTATCTAATGTAATTCAGAGAAATCGAGACAGGGTACATATAAATGTAGCCAAAAACAACTTGTTTCTCTTACAATGTCACAAAAGAAGCAAAAGGGGTCTTTCCTAAGTCTTTAAAAGTTCAATTTAAAGCTTTAATGAATACGCGCTACTAAAGTGCTTTAGGAAACTACTAGGAAACACCCTTACAATTTCAATTGGTGGAAATGGTGTTGTACAAGGAAATTTCAGCCAATCTATCCACACCCCTTTGTAAATGATTGTGCAGAATCATAAGAAATTACATAGAAACCCACATTTCAGACAAAAACCTAAGTTATTCTCTAGTACACTAAGGTTGATAAAAGCAAGTACATGATGAAATTAGAAAGAAATTCAAGTGAGATTATGGAGGAAAGAAACATACTCTCATACCTTTAGTGCTGTAATGGTATGAACAGAGCAGAGCTGAACcctgaaaaagaagaaagaagcagaGAAGAGAAACTGGTGTGGTTCTACTTTACTCTTTTCCTCTTCTCTCTTCTCCGTACTTTCAATCAATCACTCACTTTTTGAGTCTTTGTCTTTATGATTCTGAGTGCTTATTGCTATGTTGCATCTAGTTGTACATTAGTTGATTGTATTATGGACGTGGCATGCATCTGATATCAAATAAGTCCTCCAGATGTGTGCTGAGTTTAGATGATTGCTAGTTTAAAGGTAAAGATTTTTCCATGTCATCAACAAGGAGGAAGAGTGGAAGAGTCTATAGCGGTATTGTATCATTTTGCTCTTGTTTGTGTTCCGGTTCTAAACTTGATGCTGAAACTTAAAAGCCCATATGGAGGGCCCATACATCTAACACTTCTTGAAAACGGTCTCGGTGTGTGATTAATGGCTGAGGAATGCCACCACTCAATGATTTTACCACTATTATACTAATTTATAGTGATATTGGGTTATATTTATTGTACGGTTATAAAGGAAattggtaaaaaagaaaaaaaatcttgaatTGTTATTTCGTCCAAGGTTTTTAAAGCGTGAAATGAATCACGACTTGTTTTTAATTTTAAGAATCGATGTGTATGTTGAATCGTGTGGAGCGCATATTCATAGTTATTTTTTGAATTGTATGTTTGTACATGAATAATATCGAGTTATAGTATCATCTAGATTTGTCAAGATTTGATCTTTATTACGATAAGATCTGTATAAGTTTAATGTGAGTCTATTATCCTTATAAGATTTATCGtggaattagaaaaaaaaatctggaTGTATGATGAATATCCTCATAAATTCGTTATAAGTTAATTATCATCAATAAATAAAAGCATCTTGGCTAAGTGGATTGACAGTTCTGTTATTCATGTATGACTTGTTCAATGTTCGAAGATCTGTCAAAGATGCAAGGAGAGGAGTTCGGATCTCTCTCTCCGTAACTTCCTTTTTGGTTAAATTCTGATATCCAAGGCATGGTTCGAGTCTCTGTAGCTTCTTTTTTGGTTAAATTCTAGCATCCAAGGGAAGGTACTAGAATTAACTGGCCAATGGTCAAAAATTGGTCAAGaattgaattttcagaagagtctTTTCTGGTTAAATTCTAGAAATAGATTTAAAATGACATTATCAAACCAACTTTTGACTTCTCATCTTAAAAAAAGCAAAAAAGTTATTTCTATGTGACTATCTAACCTATTAAAAAAATTTGtgcttttgtcttttttttttaatgcgtAACAACAAGATTGCATCCGTGGCAGAATACATCGAAGATTATTCCCATGTAAGCCATCCGAGATGATTGGATCCTATTTGCAGGCGACACGGAGGAACAACAATTTTGTTTTGTGTTGCTTTTGCTTTCTCTAGTTTGTGCTTGATTGAGCGTTAGTTTTCGACGTAATACTCCTTTCACTTTCGTTCGTCGAGGTACTCATTTCACTCCTACTCGCCAAGGTATTCCTCTCGCTCTTTCCTATTGTTTTGCCGTTGGGTAGGTCCTGATTGTCATTCTGATTCCTAGACGATGCGATGGCTTTCGTAACGATCATTCGGTCATCGATCTTCCCTTGCGACATTATCTGCTTCAATGCCTTGCATTTCATACGATCTGTGTCTCCTATCGTAACCACTCCGCACATGTTGTGCCCTCTAACCCTCATGTGAAAGTCGTGCATGCCGACGTGGAACGATACTTTCAGGGTATTAGGTACTACCCATTTGCAGCCACTTATCTACTAAGGTGATCTCTAGCAGTCTGTTTGACTATTTTCCTTCTTTAACTGTTGCAATATTTCGAGCAGACCCAGATCTCCGGGTGTTACTCTAGTCCTCTCTACTTGCAAAAAACGCGAGGGTAAATCAAAGTCTTTATTGTCAAGGgagtttggacgtgattttaacATGTTCTTTTGATGTTGATCTAAATTTATTTCGTTCAGATTAGCACCTTCACTTAAAAGAGGGGTTGTAATACGTACCTCGGGATTTCTTTTACTTATCTCGTAGGTATAAGTTTTGCAGAATGACGTTCTGATATCGTCGTTGTTGATGATGTTTCAACTTCTTCCCGGAGTGGGTAATCAACATTGTTCTGAATTCTTCGTACTCTTGCATCTGCATAAATATTCCATCACTCTGACTTGCGTGCGTGATGTAGATCTGGATCTTGATTGGTTTTTGATGATTCCTTCTCTGCCCCACAGTGGGCGCCAAAAGAGGttgtagaaaaaatatttccacaACAATCCTAGAGATTTGTATTAATATACATAATCTTAACCGTTAGCTGATTAAGATTTATACCTTATGAATGAATGTTGATGATAAAAAATGAACCGTTGGAGGATTCAGTAGTATTTTTCGTGATGCCTTCCTGATGTATGTGAACTTTTTATCTACTTGATGAATCAGTTCTCTTAAAGCTTTGGTTCTTCAAGAATTATTGATGAATGAAGAGGGGGGGGGGGTGTACCTGCGAAGAAACTCTgatgcctcaatgagtaagaGCGCTAAGCATGTTTTTATGGAGAGAGAAGGATTAAAAATGTGTACCTTTCCAGTTGGAATtccacctctatttataggttatGGAGAAATCGTATCCAGTTCAGTTTACATCTAGATACATTTTGACTATGTATATAGACCAAATGCTTTCTAGGATCATCTTGGTCAAAaccaatttcctttttttttaggaTCTACAACCTCCAGATTACACTTGGTCATCTTCTGTTTCCTCTTTTATTTCTAGGGATTTATAACTTCCAGGGTTTGAATGTATACCTGGTTTTTAAATGATTCCTCCTTTTTCTAGGGATCAGAAACTTCCAGTGTTTGAATGCATGCCCGTTCTTTGGCCGATTCCTCCTTTTTCTAGGGATCAGAAACTTCCAGGTTATACCTGGTCTTCTTAATAATTGACTCCTCCTTTTTATGAGGATCAGTAACTTCCAGGTTATACCTAGTATTCTGGTGTAAAAGGATAATTGCCGACATGGCTATAATTATCCTTCCAGGTTTCCCCAAGGTGGATGCCAAAAGATGTTGTAGCAAAAATGTCCCACAACAATCCTCGAGATTTGTATTGAAAGACATAATCTTAACCGTTAGGTGAATTAAGATTTATACCTTATGAATGAATTATGATGATAGAATATGAACCGTTGGATGATTCAGTAGTATTTTTCGTGATGCGTTCTCGATGTATGAGAATTTTTCATCTGCTTGATGAATCAGTTCTCCTAAAGCTTTGTCTCTTGAAAAATTATTGATGAATAAagaagggggtacctgcaaaTACACTCCGATCCCTCAATGAGTAAGAGCTCTAAGCAGGTTTTTATGGAGAGAAAAGGATTAGAAATGTGTACCTTTCCAGTTGGAATtccacctctatttataggttatGGAGGAATTGTATCCAGTCCAGTTTACATCTAGGTACATTTTGACTATGTATATAGACCAAATGCTTTCTAGGTTCATCTTGGTCAAaaccaatttctttttttttttaggatctaCAACCTCCAGGTTATACTTGGTCATCTTCTGTTTCCTCTTTTTTTTCTAGGGATTTATAACTTCCAGGGTTTGAATGTATACCTGGTTTTAAAATGATTCCTCCTTTTTCTAAGGATCAGAAACTTCCAGTGTTTGAATGCATGCCCGTTCTTTGGCCGATTTCTCCTTTTTCTGGGGATCAGAAACTTCCAGGTTATACATGGTCTTCTTAATAATTGATTCCTCCTTTTTATGAGGATCAATAACTTCCAGGTTATACCTAGTATTCTGGTGTAAAAGGATAATTGCCGACATGGCTATAATTATCCTTCCAGGTTTCCCCAAGGTGGATGCCAAAAGATGTTGTAGCAAAAATGTTCCACAACAATCCTCGAGATTTGTATTGAAAGACATAATCTTAACCGTTAGGTGAATTAAGATTTATACCTTATGAATGAATTATGATGATAGAATATGAACCGTTGGATGATTCAGTAGTATTTTTCGTGATGCGTTCCTGATGTATGAGAATTTTTCATCTGCTTGATGAATCAGTTCTCCAAATATAAATTCTTCAACTAGCCCATTTCAGATGGTATTCTACCAATGATTTTATTCCCCAAGAGAGACTGTCAGATGTTGGAAATCTCCCAGTCTTCTGAGAGTTCACCGTACAATATATTATTCCCCGCATAACGCAGTAAATCTACTTAGATATGAAacatgttttgaggcatactcattttttttgaggcatactcattcattataccatctagggtgggtttataaggggtgtctaaaggtagtgcaattacctTTATATCCTTAAAAAACTTAAATTACTAgagtgcccttatcctcaaaaacctaaaatcaaaaatcaaaataaactttaaactcaaacatcttggactccaattcaatcaagaaattgatcaagcaaagcaaacacgaatcgaagtgagcgatgttggagtgcgaaatccaaatctcaattgctcttagatgtattttagaatgcatGTGTAACAACCCCATCTTGTTTTTgactgattttattttgtttgatcgataaaatatgatttcaaagatgaaattaggttttcataagatcagttcggctgatcttggattatcgattttgagccgaacctagtgtatgatttagagaaacactatgttcggctaatgcgacttttctagattttgttcgaataaGCCGAACCAAAATTCGTCAGTTATAGAGTGAAGTTcgactgataacttttcagccgaacctcagttttttgaaaatatacctaggttcggctgataacttttcagccgaacctccgttttttgaaaatatacctaggttcggctgataacttttcaaccCAGTTTTTTGATAATATACCTAGATTCggttgataacttgtcagccgaacctaggtatattttcaaaaaatggaggttcggctgaaaagttatcaaccgaactgttcatctggtcagtagatctaggttttaaaaattcaattttttgacatattcaacttataaaaagaaattaaacatcGTATAGACAcctatgatttgaatcacacattttggtcacttctaatcactaaaatctcaaaattcaaaacccaagtttttttttcacttcttcttcttcctctcaaaatcccaactctctcacataaatttgatttagctactaattcaccactaataatctAATtgttaatcaatccttaaaattcttaGCTAATCAAATCAAATCTTAATCATTAATACcaattatgtaagggtagttatgccattatcaaaaaagaTGGATAatgggtgatgttgttttttatttagtgaccctattttggcattatttagtatgcctcaaaaaaattcagtatgcctcaaaataggtttcaaagATATGGATAGACATGAAATGCCTCTATTATATTATCAAGTGAAAACTACaaggagacccattctcccagatttttccactgtcaaacccacggacagaaaagttcaggcgcgcacccattttcccgtcaaaaatttgtagcagacccataatttatgaaattctgcttctcagtttttaaaaggccaaactacccttttcttcgagcgacgaacagagagaagcgagaagaaaacaatggtgaactccgattattcgtttttaacatttggatttttctctttgtcaaatcttttcccaaatccttttctgaataatcttctccataaaactagggtttctgtttcatATTTGGAATTTCTTCTTATTGGTAATCCAACTTTCCTCATTTCCATAAAAACAGAATGATAAGATTAATAGTGTTTTGTTTGATAATCTTCGTCCCCCTCATATTCGGTATCTTACAGCAAAAGGTAAGATTTCACCATTCTCTGCTCTTGTAGTGTTTTGATAAATGTCCAGAGAGTTTGATTATGTGAATCATCAGTAGCATTTTTCTTGTATAAAACATGATTTCTCCATTCACGAGTGTATCCTACTGATCTAGTTCATTGTGTTGTCTTTGATTGcacatgcataagatgttatgcatattttttttgtactgcataacttgttatgcacattttctttgtactgcataactagttatgcatattttttttgcatctgcagtgatttatgataagcataacctttgatgcacaTTGTTTTgtactgcacaatgtcttatgcatctgcataactggttatgcacatttattttacttgtgctacataacaagttatgcatctgcataactggttatgcacattttctttgtactgcataactagttatgcacattttctttgcatctgcagtgatttatgataagcataacctttgatgcatctgcataactagttatgcacattattctgtactgcataatgtcttatgcatctgcataactggttatgcactttttttttgtgccacataacaagttatgcatctgcataactggttatgcacattttctttgtactgcataactagttatgcacattttttctgtactgcataactggttatgcacatttatttttatgccacataacaagttatgcatctgcataactggttatgcacatttttttttgtactgcataacttgttatgcacattttctttgtactgcataactagttatgcatattttttttgtactgcatctGCATAAATAGTCATGCACATTGTTCtgtactgcataatgtcttatgcacttttttttgtactgcataacttgttatgcatctgcataactggttatgcacattttctttgtactgcataactagttatgcacttttttttgtactgcataacttgttatccacatttatttttgtactgcataactggttatgcacatttatttttcgTTAACTGAAAGTGAAAGTatcaaagtaaaataaaatgttgattttgtttgtgtttcGTTCATTTTTTTCGAAATGTTGTTTCTAGAATTTGTAAAATGTAAGTAGTTTCTAGGTTGGTTTTTtagagtatgaaattgatttttcatccattattgttgaaattgattttttttctgtttcttctacttgattttttcttcttcgtctgtttcatccatttttgttgaaatgtattctagggtttagtcaaaaatgatttacttatttgaatcatcgattttaaatgatttatttctttaaatgatggagaaaaaatctttgcagatccgttacagagattaatggaggaataaagaaagaaaccggcggagaagaaaaaaaattatgcccaaaaacgataaagggtaatagagtctttcagtacggtttaaatatttttaaataattatgggtgcgactgtatcagaaattaattataggcctggcggtaagaatttttttttttttgggcctgcgcctaagttcccctaTTATCAACCAGTTCATAGTTTTGAAGCCCAACATCTGCTAGTCTTCTTGGTATAAGACCCGTGAAATGGTTATTACTTACCACAAACTGTTCAAGTATTTTGCTTTGACATATATTTTGAATTGGTAGTCATCTGTTCAACTATGTTAAATTGGTTATTCTCGTAGGAAATGAACTAGTTAATTCATTTTGATCAAGAGATAACTGTTAAACTGCTCAGATTACCCACTGATGCAGGGATTGAACCAGTGAGTTGGTTCTTGGACGAATTGAGTATGGAACTAGGGATTGAACCAGTGATAGAGTTTGTGACCAAATCAAGGCTGCAACTTGCAAGAGAGAGTAGTAGCCTTCCTATATTTTGAGGAATTTGTGCCAGCGAGTCAGAGACAAGGGGTGGCTAGAGTCTGCTATAGCCCACCCCAATGAAATCTGATTTTAGCCCACTAAAAATGGGCACAAAGAAAATTTTAGCCCCACCCCAAAACTCATTAAAATGTAAGATTACTAATTTGGGGCGGAATGGTTCCTAGTAGGGGTGTGCAAAaagtccggaaccgcggatttcatccgtatccgtccgtaaaattgcgggtgaaacccAATCCGCAAATTCTATGGGCCGTACAcggatgggattctcaaatccgcatatttagcggtttggttgcggttggactttgatatccgcggattcacccgcaccgaAGGGTAATAAGGTGAGTCAACGATGACGAAGATGAATTGGAATGAATTTGTCGATAAACTTCAAGAGGATGGATAGAATTGGCTTGTTTTTTCAAAGTTATAGTATAGAGGGAGAGATTACAAAAGATGCAGCCAGTGACAAGTATAATAACCAGAAGAGCACCGCTAGGTTTTCTCTTAGTTTTTTTCTTATTCGCTAAACTATTGCATCAAAGGGTACTTGAAGACCCGATACAGAGCAGCTTCGACACATTTTAGTTAATTTAACCAATATTTCATTTAAGAACTGACCTCCCATTTGCTTGAAATGTTATCTACCTGGTTTAACGTTACCTTGAATGTCAATTTGATATCAGTGAATAAATGACGATTATAAGACCAGAACTAaactaaaacaagaaaaatagatgaAATACACCATGCAACTCAAGAACCTTCTTTTCCATGTTCGCAACATGAGTTTCTTGAGACTAACAAAAACACAGATGGAATGGCAACTCCAATTTGagtgattttgttttattttattacaatattattttcttttggcTAAATCTACAGTTAATCTGTATTCGGTCCGCATCACCCGTtgatccgcgggtgattggaccGGACACAgttgaattttccaaatccgtaATTTTGACGGTTTGGACGCGGGTGACTCCTAATCCGCATccatccgtccgttgcacaccacTAGTTCCTAGTCTGTTTTCTCTCAAGTGAAGACTAAGGAAGTTTGAGGAAGATGAGAAGTTGAAATGGATGCTTAAAAATATAAAGCCCATCTGGAGGGCCCAAGGATCTGGAATATCCTTAAAACGGTTTCGTTAAAATAGTGTAACAACAGTTCATGGTACGTATCAGCGTTACATTTGTTGAAGAAAGTTAGAAAAAAAAACGTTTTCTCTACTGTTATGACGACCATCAAAAACCATTGAGATATCGGAATCATCTGATTATAGAATCGAGAGCTACTCTTCTTGCAGAAAGACTTATCTGCTGCCGCCCAAAGCAGTTGTTTTGTTCATCACAAGCAAGCAAGCTGCTATTGCGTCAGTAATTTCCCAAGAAATCCGAACTTTCAAGTTGTGAGGATGTCTCTGGGTTGTATGGTGCATTAACACTCCAAGAgtatacaaattgatttctctgGCCTCATAGTCATAGAGTATATTTACTGGCAATGGCATATATACTGCAGTAAACATGTTATGCAgtatgagatttgcatctaagaaatACTAATTTGCGCATCAGTTTGGTCTTCCATTTTACTCCGATCTCTCGCATTTTAGCACTGCAATAGTCCAATAAGTACAAATAATTTAGCCAAAACCAACTTGTTTCTCTTATAATAGCGCCCAAAAGGCAATAGAGGTCAAGTGTGAAGTCTTCAATTTCAAGCTTAAACAAGTCTGAAAAGTTTCCGGAGGCCGCTACTAGGTGTTTTATGAAACTGCAAGGAAATAACCTTGGCACTCGGAAACGGTGTTGTACATGGAGTGCATCTCCACACCATGTTAATAAGAAAGATGATTCAGCACTTTACTTTTAATCCTTCAACTTAATTTTACTGACACAAAATAATAACTAACAGAATTTCATAGTATAGTAGTGTACATCCAAAAAGTGTGGGATCAAGTAATTCTAGTTTTGATTCAAATCGGTCACCTGCTTCTAAGTTTTTCGTCCTAGCAAATTTAGAATTCTAGCCTTCTTGAAATATGTTTCACCGGTATTGAAATATGGCCATGGTTCGAGAACCTAAAATGAACAACTGGTACCATGAAAAAGAGTGGAggtaggatttttatttttatttcaaaaCTCAAGTGTTCATCTGACAGAACCAAAACTGAAATGCAAAACTATTGATCTTCAAAACTAGTATCAAATTGATTTTTCCGTGAAAAAAATTCATCAAGATAGATAAATTTACAAAAAGATCGTGACAGACCCATGGATCTAACCTGTACAAGAAAAAAGCTCGTGTGATCCAGTATGAGCCAAAATAATAAACCTTTCTGTGTTTAGACAGCTATATGACACGTTATTGATAGGAATATCTGAGCTATGACGAAAGTGAATAACATGTTTGAACTAACTGCAAATGCAAAACCTGTCCCGGCGT
This portion of the Papaver somniferum cultivar HN1 chromosome 11, ASM357369v1, whole genome shotgun sequence genome encodes:
- the LOC113322104 gene encoding AAA-ATPase At3g50940-like; amino-acid sequence: MFPGMGGSSFPSTSMMFQYYASFTGLMMMITTAINTYVPDQVRIYIVKFVRNIFYGRKNAPNTMTVAIKEFQGGAGGVHNQVFEAAETYLNTKISPTMKGLEFSKSAKDKKVNISVNKRSQYIEDEFEGVKLSWRMVGGTSNNSSASNNRIRQPMMHRPGYSDAFFQDPSESNEESPTRFELIFDEKHYEKIVESYIPYILKKAKELNDANTTLKLWSSGGSDPYSGRGPGVGGGVNLQHPSTFQTLALDPDLKKEIIDDLDRFVRRRDFYTKVGKAWKRGYLLYGPPGTGKSSLVAAMANYLNFDVYDLELTNIRSNSQLRSVLLGTKNRSILLIEDIDCSAEMRDRSKTEDQFDEYGRPYRAKQSRNPDLTLSGLLNFIDGIWSSCGDERIIIFTTNHKDKLDPALLRPGRMDKHIHLSYITAPGFRILASNYLSIEEHHLFGEIEELLQASQTTPAEVAEELMVSDDANVSLTGLVQFLKRKIVEAKQLKEEEVQKALEKSLEEEKDQKETKDEEPKKTRSGTCSKCGSIKPPPGVFL